GAATCAAGTCCTTCCAGGAATAGCTCGCCATCAGAACTTAGCGCATAGTACTTTCGGGGAGGCCCTTGAGTAGATTCCTGCCATTCGTATTTGAGCAGTCCGTCATTCTTCAGTCGGGTGAGCAGTGGATAAAGGGTGCCCTCCACAACTAGTAGTTCGGCCTGCTTAAGCTGCTGAATAATGTCGCTGGCATAGCAAGGACGACGTTTCAGTAGTAACAATACGCAGTACTCCAACATGCCCTTGCGCATCTGTGATTTTGCGTTTTCAATATTCATAATGCATCGCTTTTATATGTTCACGATGCAAATGTATGTAAAATATTAGTACCTTGTAATACAAAGTACTGTAAAACTATTAATAATTAACATTGTTAAACGAATAAGAAGCGCTGTCACCTCTTTAATATAAGGGACAGCGCTATTTGTTTGGAGGAAGAAATTACGTTGGGTGCTATTGCTTTCAGGGTGATAAATGTTCTGTGGGCTACTGTCTTAAGTATTTAGTAGAGTAGTAGCAGACCAGCAAAAGCACTCATCACAAT
The sequence above is a segment of the Prevotella sp. E9-3 genome. Coding sequences within it:
- a CDS encoding PadR family transcriptional regulator; this encodes MNIENAKSQMRKGMLEYCVLLLLKRRPCYASDIIQQLKQAELLVVEGTLYPLLTRLKNDGLLKYEWQESTQGPPRKYYALSSDGELFLEGLDSAWSELSSTVSYLKELRTTDYNF